cactttaattttaaataaaatattctctTTTTCTACTTCGTAAGAAGTATACCAAATACAACTTTATCTTCTAttctagttttaaaaaaaattcaaatttattttcgaTTCCAGTTTTTAAAAATTTcctataaaataaaaactatttaatttcCCAAAGGCCAACTAGAAATTCAAGCTGCGATTGTTTGTACCTGATGCCACATGAGCAAACATTGGCCGAAACATAAAGTACCTGTATCATAGatgagtttaaattttatgtaTCATCAGTCGGTGTATTAGCTTTTACACCATCAGGtaatattagtaatatttaatcacaattaattatttttaaaaaataaaataaaaaaagaatatcaaCAATATACCCCCCAAAAAAAAGATATTCATGGAAAGTAGAATCCTACTTGATTCCAACTAAAAAATTAGTGACATAGCCAAATTATTTTCTTTCCCAAATTTAATAcaattatgaatatttttgtaTGCTTCATCGATTCAAGTAAGCAGCGAAGGTTATTGcaccttataattttttttttaaagtaagcTTCAAGTATTACAATAAGTTTCTTCCTCTTAGCAGTATTGTCATCATATGTTTCAAACAAATTGTAGATTCTTTTCTTGTTTACTAGCATAACAGATCTAATCGTTGATAGTGAGGGCTTATTAGAAGCTTCATTAACCTGTAATTGATTCAGATAACAATTTTTTGAACGTCATAGGAAAGATGCAGAACAAACACTTGCAGGAAAAGATTGTACCATCAAATTCTATACCTTTTGGCAAATGATAAAGTAGTAAATATAATTTTTGGTTTAAGAGACGTGAAGCTTAGATGATAAAAAAACTCTCTTGGATACATTTTCATTAGCATATAAAAATTCACCATTTATGGTGTAATTGAAATCCTATAACAAATCAATGTAATAGGATGATGACGATAGAAGAAATATTAAGAGAGAAAATGAAATAATTACTTTAAATGGAAATTGAGaattttaaggaaagagagaggaaaaaggcaaaatcaattctttaattttatttttaaaaagaaaaacattaggGAAAAACTGGTGACCTccataaaatttaaactcataaTAAATAGACTATACTGAGCATTTAACAGCTAAGTTATGAGCTTGACCCAATTACGTGTGCACTCCAAAGCCACCACATGTCAAAAACAAGtcccttttttgtgtttttacttttaaTAAACCCACGACTTTCCCACGCTTACATTCCTTCCTTAAAATAGCCCAAATTCTCTTTCACAATCTTCAATATCCAAATTAAACAAGGTCAATCATTCCCACTATTTCTATTGCATGGCTGATTATCCTTTTAACGTTATCCCAAGTGACAATCCTCCCCCATTAGAAAACCTGTCTCCGAGTGGCGGATCCGCTTCCTCCAGTGGTGTGCTATCGCCTCGTAGGCATCCGAATTTCAAAGGAATCCGGATGAGGAATGGTAAATGGGTATCCGAAATACGTGAGCCTCGAAAGACTACACGTATATGGCTAGGTACTTTTCCAACTGCCGAGATGGCTGCTGCTGCTTACGACGTTGCAGCTTTGGCATTAAAAGGCCCTGATGCCCAATTAAACTTCCCAGATTGCGCTAGCTTGTACCCCATGCCTACTTCTCTATCAGCCGCAGACATTTATGCTGCGGCTGCAAATGCTGCGGCTGCTAGAGCACCTCGTCCGTCAGAAAGTAGTACTGCTGATCAGGCGCCTGATCAGACAGCTGGAATTTCTGAAGGTACTGTAGCAGCATCAGCACAAGGGCAAGAGTTTGTGGATGAAGAGGAGATTTTCGGAATGCCCAGATTGTTGGATGATATGGCAGAGGCAATGCTTGTTAGCCCGCCGAGGATGCATCAATCAACATCTTATGATGAATCACCTGAAAACTCTGATGCAGATAGTCTCTGGAGTTACCCATAAAGTATGAAAGCAACCTCTCCACtcttcaaatatgagaaaatttgcCCCCCCAGCATGTACAGTCCAGAAAGTAGAATAACGGAACCACTATTTATAACTTAGTGGGTcatttggtttttgttttggtttgttATGGTGTTCTTAAGTCCTCGAGAAACAGTTTCAAGAAAGGACGTGCAATAGGAATTCAAGAAACTGTTTTgtcttttttctcaaaaaaaaaaaaaaaaagaataaggtaCTTTTATTGAAAACAATGAACTTTGactttctcaaaaatcaaaataatctgTTCAAGAAGTCAAAGAAAATTGTTTTCAGGTTTTGAGTAActtcttcaaaatcaaactaaaaacaaatacacCCATATAAACTTAGTTGGTATATggactctctctatatatataggtGAGAGGTCTTTTTTCTTGTAATAGGGAAAACTAATTAATTGGATGAAGTTATAAGCATTTCGTCATTTTGCGTCTTTCAACCCGGAGATATGAAGCTCTTAGGAACCAATGTAAGAGAGCTTGCTTTGAAGGTTTGACTATGTGAAGTAATATTGCAAGTGTCAGAATGCCCATCCCTActcgtgttatgaaatataatgACCGTTTTTCGAAATATAATGAATGAAATGATAGTTTGTGTTAATATATTCTCTATTGatgaaaattatttattcttagctttttttttaaaatcaaacatCTTCCTCAACCTTGAACTACAATCATTCTCCCCTTTATTCTTTGTAATGTTTAGTTTACCCTTGGCTTTTTCAATATTGCATTGATGtaatattttcttctattatatatttacaacaacaacaacaacaaatccattataatcccaccaagtggggtctggggagggtaaaatgtacgcagtccatactgctactttcgaagaagtagagaggctgttttcgataaacccccaactcaagataatgaatggttaacaaggtcatagtaataCATGAAACAAAATGGGTGGTTTAACCAAAATAAGAAATgagagataataaaaatagagcTAAGGGAGCCACGAAAATAAGAGcgatatgaaattaaaaaaacaggaaataagaaataagaaaaagtcaCCCCATAGTATAAGCTATACAGTAGCGGCTCCTACCACTGGACGCAGTCGTAGGCTTACTAACCCGTCTACACCAGAGCTCCCTAACTACTAGCTATAACCCATACACGCACTAATATTCTACCCTAATCCACGACCTCAACACCTTCCTatcgagggtcatgtcctcagtaagctgcaaCAGCcctatgtcatgtctaatcacttctctccagtatttattcggcctacctctactttTCTTGAAACCATCCCACACTAGCCtatcacacctacgaactggggcatccgtgcccctcctcatcacatgcccaaaccatcttagCCTTTTTCCTGCATCTTGTTCTCCATcgaagccactctcaccttctctcggataatctcattcctaactctatcccctctagtaagtccacacatccaatgcaacattctcatttccgctacctttaatttttgaatgtgggagttcttgactggccaacactctgcacCATAATGTATGGCCAGAcgaactgccactctgtagaacttgtcTTTAAGATTTAAGggtaccttcttatcatacaacacTCCCAAGGCGAGCCttcacttcatccaacctgctccaatacatttagagacatcctcatcaatctcgtcattctcctgaatcatagacccgagatacttaaaactatccctcttacaaatatcTTGGGAATCCTACCTCACCACTACTTCGTCCTCCTACTTCGAGTCACtgaacttgcattccaaatactccgtcttggacctactcaacctaaaccccttagattCGAGGATTTGCCTCtaaacctctaatttttcattcacatcctcccgcatctcatcaattaggactacatcatctgcaaataacatacaccaaggcacctcatctTGAATCCTCcacgtcaacacgtccatcactaaagcaaacaaaaatgggctGAGAGTCTATCCCTAATGTAATCCTGTTTCAACCGAAAAATGATCTGAGTCTCTCCATgccgtcctcacccgagtcttccctccatcgtacatgttcGTAATAACTCAAATGTATGCCGTCGGGACCCCTcttacctccaagcatctctatAAAACCTCCCTTGGGactttgtcataagccttctctAGGTTGATGAACACCATGAGCAAATCCCTCTCCCTTTCCCTATATTTctccaccaatcttctcaccAGGTAGATTGCCTCTGTCATCGAGTGAccaagcataaatccaaactgattctccaaaatagacacgaccctcctcaatctccgctcaaccaccctctcccaaatcttcatagtgtgactcaacaacttatacctctatagttattgcaactctgaatgtcacccttgtttttatacaacgcaatcatcgtactccatctccaagctaATGAAATTTTTGCAGTCTTGAAAATATCGTTAAACAAATTAACCAGCTCCACCTATAAAGttccaaaaatccaccaaaattttatcaggccccgtcgccctgccccttcgcatcctacgaatagccttcCTGACCTCCTCAAGCTTAAAAAGTCTATAGTAACCGAAATATCGATTTTCCTCTAAGTGCTCCAGCTGCCCTAGCTCGATGTTTTTGTCCCCCTCCTCGTTCAATAAGCcatgaaaatactcctgccatctcttcttaatatgGACATCCTCCACCAAACCTCtcccatcctcccccttaattcACTTTATCGGATCGAGATCACGACCTTTTCACTCCCTGGCTTTAACCAGCCTATACAATCTCTTTTCCCCGTCTTTCTTCTCTAGCCTTGCATACATGCTCTCGAACGCTGTTGTCTTTGCAGCTATAACTACTAACTTAGCCTTATTCCTTGCTACTTTGTACACCTCCCTAATCACCCGCTTTTCTTCATCGTCCTTACTCTCAATTAATTGGACATACACCCTCTTCTTACTCTCCACCTTCTTTTCAACCTCTCAAAATACCCAACACTTCTCTCGCAGTCTCCGTAATGCAGTTAGAAGCCCTTTTCCATATAACATCCATATCTCCCCTGCACTCCCACACCCCTATTCTTGCCACCTTCTCCCTTATCTCCAGAGCACTACCCAACATCAAGCCTTCCTACTTAATTCTAGGTCAGCCCTCCCCAATCCCTCTCTTGTTGCACTTTTTGATTttcaagtccatcaccagaagcctATGTTGGGTTGAAAGATGCTCACTCGAAATGACCTTATAGTCCTTACAAAAGGCCCTATCCATCTTTCTAAGAAGTAAAAAGTCAATCAGAGTCTTGGCTATTTCACTTCAGAATGTAATCGGGTGATTCTCTTTCTTTGGAAAATTTGAGTTCACAACCACCATCCCAAAGGCCTTGCAAACTCCAATAGAGCAGCTTCTTCCCCATTTCTATCAccgaaaccaaaacctccatgcacattaTCATAGCCTCCCAGTAAAACCACAATATGCCTATTGAAGTCCCCTGCTatgacaatcttctccgagctaggcatgCTTCTAACCACCTCGTCCAAAGCCTCTCCAAAAATTGCTTTAACCTCATTATCCAAGCCTGTCTGCAGCGCATAAACACTATACACATGCATAAAAAatcccccaatgaccaacttaatcatCATCAACCTATCACTGACCCTCCTGACCTCCACCACCTACCCTCTAAGCTCCTCGTCCACTAAGATACCCACTCTATTCTGACGTCTCTCACTCTCTGAGTACCAAAGTTTATACCCATCTACATGTCTCGCCTTAGATCCTACCCACTTAATCTCCTGAACATACACGATATTAATTctcctcttcttaagaatcttcactaGCTCTACGGACTTACCCTGAGAGTCCCTATGTTCCATcaccctaccctcaacctatcttctTTCGCCTCTCGTTTATCACTACCACCCCTCACTGAACCAGATCTACCACCCGACCTAGACCTCATACCCGCCCCTATCCTTCCCTCATCTGCCCTACCCAAAATGATTCCTTGTCCTAGCCTCCTTGGACATGACCCTACTCCACCATCAATCCCCAAAGCCACTacacaaaaattgaaacaaagGCCCAAATAGACAAGCAAACAAGCAAGGTAATAGCAGGGGAAAAAGTCGTCACACACAAAATACCCTAGCCGGTCTAGCAGCTAAAACAACACACAATATCCACTAAAAGCTAAAACAACTAGTCCCAACTCTAGTCATAATACAAATAAAAGTACCAAGGAAcagaataatatataaaaactaaattgaaGAAAGTAACTAAAAGTCAAAGTTTAGCTGTCACCAAATATTCCTGGGTGTTATTGGTTCCGGCAAATTCTGTTGATGAAATTAATTGCCGGAGGTATGTCACCGGATCAGACCCTTCGGAGCTTCGCCTAAATATCGCCCACTCTTGCCGAAATTTGAACGTTGGCTTGTCCTCGTACCAACCTGCTCTGACTAGTGTACCTCCCGTATTCGTCGCTCGAAATAAGTCGAGCCGGCAGAAATCCTAAACCCGCTGGCGATAGCAGCGTCTAGGTGGGGGCAGAGGGGAAGAGAGAGGGGAAGGTATAGAACGAGGGTTGAGAGAGCTAGGGAGACAAAGAAATGAGGGAGAGAGAGCCCACTTACCTAATACCAGCGTTATCTACACTGTCGTTGGTGTCTTGCTTGAGACGGTCAGTGACCGTTAAGCACAAAGGAACTTTTTAGAGAGGAACGTGTttttttttagcaaaattatttttCCTGACGAACTcttctattatatatttatttttattaattttggtatttacaacttttatttaaattcattaacatatttagtgaaatattatatatatatatatatatatatatatatatatatatatatagtttaaatcTAATGCCTTTTTATTTATCACTTATACTTTTATAAGCTAAATTATAGAAATAGCTAACATGTAGGCAATAAATGAGGCATAATAACTAAAGTTGCATAATTAAATAACGTAACTATGGTTTAGtagctaaaataaataaataaattatagattgtatataaaaatataaatttactaTAGAAATTTGTATATAAGTCCTAAATTTTTTTAGTACGTATACAAATAAAAACCTTTAAATATTTGCATATGAGCTTCGAAATTCACTTTGTATATGAATACAAATGTATATGAGCTCCAAAAATAGAGAGCAACCAGCCACCCCACCCCGCCCTCCTAAAATTATAGATTCTTATATGatcccaaaaatatataaatacaaaggaaatatatatttagctatttaatataaattttagctgcaaatgataattattttaaacattagTTACTCCTAGTAATTTTGACTTGGTGTTATACTTAATTTTTCATTGTTATATTACATGTattgagaatatatatatatatatatatatatatataattatgtaaaTAGATGCATGCTTTTAATTCTCttatatcctctaatgtctatGCATATAAATGAATTTTAGTTGTCAGTAATGCAATATTTTCCAAATTATAGTTTAATTTTATTAGTAATAATCATTTAATTTATTACAAAATAcctatattattattgattatcttGTATTACctgcattgaaatatatttataaagttaTAATTTCCAATTATTTTCATTTGTATAAATAGACATTAgaatttgtttattattaataaaattaatttcttattttgctcatttatttcattatagaACATCATTAACTTATATGGTTAATGAGTATTTCTCACCTTGTTTTTTTcatcagaaaataaaatttatttatagaaaatatgttcaatatattttaaaaaataaaaaatgtaattataaAGAAGCTTTTTAAAAAAGTTGAtgataaaagggtaaaataggtatttcaaaaatttagttAGAATAGAAGGGGGAGAAAGATTATTGTTtgaagttgaagaagatatttgatttttaaaaaaagttcgGGGGTATAAATGATTTTCACCTCAGTTTGCAGCTACAAAAAAAAGGTATGTTTGCGGGGGTTATATTGTGAAGGTAATTGAAAACTCCACAAATTGTATTAAGTTGCGGCGGTTTGTAAAACCTCtacaatttaatttattttgtggTGATTTTTGAGTTATACTGGGAGGATTTTTAAAGCCcctatatattattttgttattgctaaaatatttaattgccttattttttaaaatattttcgcACCAAAAAAGAATGCGACAAATTctcctattttttcattttagtaaATTTCTACCTCTTCTGATTTCAATTTCTAGGTTTTCTCATTTTACTGTGGCTAAGCGACACTCTACTCTCAACTCAATATCATGAAATCGTAAGCTTCTTTGTCTTTCCTTTCCTTCAATTTATGTTTTaggataaaaaaatatgtaaattttcatgaaacttttgaTGCTCAAGAAGAAAACATTTATGGAAGACCTGacattttgataaattatgatttatgaaaGGCATAGTTTTGTTGTGCTTTTCCCCTACGCCCTCCTTTGGTGTATAAATTTTCTCTCTATTGTTGGATTTGGGATTTGAATTAGGTCCCATAGAAGTTCAATATCTCTCAAGAAATTATAAGGttgactttatttttctgaaaaaatattcACAGTCTACCATAATTTACCATTgtgatgaatctttctaggtgaACCTTTGTTATTTTCTGTATTTCAAGAATTTACCCGACTTAGGTGTTGTAAGAATCTATTTTCCTGCCATTTAAGCTCTTTGGCAGTGGTGAGTTtcaagtattttaaaaaaaattatgatactTGTAGATGAAAGTTAATGTACTTGTGTTTTCTTCATGAGAACTATGCTGTACTTGTATCTTTTATGCTGTTTCTTGTACTTTAATTTTGCActtttgttaaaataaaatttgtgttgctttgaatttctttttcttaAGCCGAGGTTCTATAAAAAACAACCTCTCCGAATTGGGTAAAAGCTTAGTATAGTTACAGGCCATACTGCTTGGAGGTCTAAAGGGGCTCTTTCTCCATCATCCCAGATTTAGAATTTCCTTAATATGTCTATTGTTTTCAATCATGGTTGCTCTTCGATTCTTCGAGGCAAGTTAGACCAGCAATGGTCTTAGCTATTGAGTACTAACAGCCTGGGATTTGAGCATTCTTTACTAATGTTGTTCGATTAGATTTTGGAGACATGAATATGTCATTAATACCTTTCCTAGTTGATTAGGCTCGAAGATATATTTAGAGAGGAGTAGGTgtgtgatacaagaataatgactGCCTTAGATTTTGACGACATCATTTAAAGTCattatgtgaagaatcaagctttggtcgcatgaaGGGAACgagatcatacttggaggggatgttttgagcctaccattgatcaaacctGAGTGTGAAAGATTTCTTGGAGCCTTAAAGACTTAAGGACTCTTGGGTTCGGACTacctttgttggttcacgattttggttccctttactaagggcattttggtcacttatccttaaaggcattttggacaattcatattaGCTTCCAATacaccaaggccacccttggtcatGAAGGGTATTGTGGTCTTTTTGTctacttttgtaatatactataagtagtacattttaggtcttttctctttagtttatgaaagatgaaatattgaaacacttaaaatcctCTCACTTGAGAGTAGACCAACTTAGTATAGTTttagcatagggcttggaaaagctaacattgttctttacttggaaatggtggatcttgaggtgagttgattcccttggagGTCACCGtcagagtgtggttttgattattacattcattagggttttttaagtttaatacactctttagttcttaattttgtaataatcttggtctcactatctatcctttacttttgttgttattatcttgtgtagtggactgttttgggtcatttattaaatctgaaacttgtgttattgttgttcatattgttcatcacattttatagttattttggtgttgaaatacacccttgtatcttgtattcttgttgttggtagcgaatccgagtgtggtctccatcttggtctcgaatccttaagattagtgaactgatttggagtgtgttttgtgttTCCGTTGtcattcttatatcatttggtatcaaagcaaggctTTATCATGTTcctaaaagatcaaatcttgggctagctcacttgaaaaaccaaaaaaaaaaagttgaaatctaaaaattccagaaaaatagcaatctgtccattttgtgttcttggccaaaaattgtgttcttggcCAAGATTTACTCTTAAGTCTAGGTCTAGGAGTCTTTTATTTGTCTTGTgtgttgttggtgttagtttttttcttcactaacactttgagtcgatctagATTTGTGCTTTAAAGATTGATATTATTGTGAACAAGTAAGGCTGTGTGGTagacattgttgttgagaaacttgacTTGGCCATgtgtgtggttgttgttgttgaaaagagtattgttgttgttcttaaagttcttcacaaccttcatctcttgttaaaaaaaaataaaatgcaacactaaagagacttggcCATTGTTGGTGGTTTTGTAGTCTTGGCCGTGTGAAAACATTGTTGTCTTGGAGTTGGCCGTGTGGTTGTATTATGGATCttggtaattattttttattgttcttggtgattgttgaagtgttattgatgttattcctaaccttcataccttgttaaaataaagtgaatgctagatctataaaggtgaagggaaaaaggtgaagaattgttagtcttgaaagacccctaaccaccaaaagactttacatcacatctcaaccactttccatgaaacaagggtccataTTTTAagaagaagtacaagaaaaagtcaagtcttgaaaattgaaaaaggctctaagacttattttccctcctaaaacaaatttcaccaatctaaattaatttttgacaaagacttgaacctttgaGAATAACCATTTGATAAAACTGAACCAATACGTGATTGGCACatcatcactgctactgttcacAAAATATCTTTGAGCTctaaattttagattcttagtttcatcttattgtttcattagtttcatgtcttgattctagaattaattaacaactagtaatcacctacctagttgtagattaattattgaatccgtttcttcgtgtcttcgttatttgtgtgcttttcttattttaactcgtagtacttctttgtttcaagttcgtaagtatattttattttatttcttgagtcgatcaagcaagaatccattccggccgccaagtagaattgacatcttattgactaccggagtataagaaaCTTTTAATATTCGCCgttccaattgtgaggatcacaaaagtgagttaatacgagtgttggtgaggagatttaactactaatcttgtttgttcattttataggtttaaaaggtgatataaggaGAATATATCTTCGATAtccggggattattgtgactacaacatgggagactatggttGTAGtaaggggttttatggctacaaagttgagggagattgcggaggtTATGAAAATAACCATGATCAAACCTTGCGCTGATTTGAAAGTTAcagttttgagggagaaaatgaggtgtaTGAAGTGCTtagtgcttatggtgactttgacgatgatgtaggacctcgtgatagATCTTATGATAATGtcggggcatgtgaggagtcctacacttctcactccaaacctagatttggtgttatgTATAACTCTTTCATTCGCAAAGCTTATCAGAGCTATGATGAGATTACAtatgaggagtgtgaagattcatattctccaccttgtggTACTTTTTATCAAGAtcaatatagtgtgaatggttatactagctctagtggaggttgttcAGCGAGAAGAAGAGGGTATCCATCTCCAAAACCGTGGGGTACTCGTGTCCTTTaaaatgttgatccaagaaggagtgtacactccagaaaggtgaccatttgtgggatagcGGGATTCCTCGTTGTGTTAAATTCTAGATACTATATaaactacatcgttccatccatggttgactacttcgGGTTGTTTTGTGAgtctttacttgttccatacttcttggacgggtttaaggttaccgagagggtcaaagttgtcttctcccaatttgagtaccatgaggaggtatggtgtgatattcttccattggcatatggtcatgtatgcttaggtgctgATTGGTTTGCATAACCTAGAGTTCTAAATATGCAAAATTAACCTAATATTATAAGAGATCGGTGGGGAAATCACCTCATGACATACATGCTACCTGAGCTGCAAAGAGAAGTGAATACTTACTCTAATCCGAACGCTTGTGAGAGAAAAAAATTTGAGAgaagtaagggtgtgcaaggtggtaatccaagagtggaaaaaggagaggttatATGGAGCGAAGCgaggggattaccaccaaaccaaggtaacattgtttgtcctcctatttctaaggacatttgtgtaggtaccgacaTGGCAAGTAAtggagatcaatcccaaagtgaAGTTGCTACCTaagcttatggaggaccttcacaacatgacaaaggagagtcgactcaagaacttcaaggtaaaatagctaactcttatgcttttgtgcatgtgaatgataattatgtggctagtagcccattgagtgtgagtagtagattacttacttgtgagtctaatgattctttgccttttgttaatgatgtacatgttgtgagtgtggatacacttgTTGCTCCTATTGATGatcaaattgactcttcttgtaagatagatttatgtccacctagtgttgaagcctatatgttagATGGGAGTACATTATCTTATGTAATAtgtgttgatcaacctatttgtgaaaattgtccaccacttaagtatgtgtgtgatgtgattaattgaaatcaactgagtaaagtatttgaaaaagttggtcaacaaaaggggagtgaacccgtgagttattcttgggataattttatacgtgaaatctctttaaaatatgatattgagCTTTTAGAGAGTGTTAAATGTGTTTGGTCTGAATCTTCCCGTGAAATAGATCAtcctctctttaggtataatatcttatttaaagatgatataaacactcctaatgagctAATGATTAAAATGaaggtatagcttgccttgaaaGATATaaccgatatgctaacccactatggtgtgacaacattcctcctaaagttgaaaatctctttttgaatGGAGAGAGTACTCTTATAgataaggaatgtgtagtccttcttgaaaacccAAGGAAAAATGTGTaattgactccttggggtaatgttcctaaatgtgaatccttgtttgacacacttgtgcctaAAT
The Capsicum annuum cultivar UCD-10X-F1 chromosome 6, UCD10Xv1.1, whole genome shotgun sequence DNA segment above includes these coding regions:
- the LOC124899417 gene encoding ethylene-responsive transcription factor ERF027-like; the protein is MADYPFNVIPSDNPPPLENLSPSGGSASSSGVLSPRRHPNFKGIRMRNGKWVSEIREPRKTTRIWLGTFPTAEMAAAAYDVAALALKGPDAQLNFPDCASLYPMPTSLSAADIYAAAANAAAARAPRPSESSTADQAPDQTAGISEGTVAASAQGQEFVDEEEIFGMPRLLDDMAEAMLVSPPRMHQSTSYDESPENSDADSLWSYP
- the LOC124899495 gene encoding uncharacterized protein LOC124899495, which encodes MEHRDSQGKSVELVKILKKRRINIVYVQEIKWVGSKARHVDGYKLWYSESERRQNRVGILVDEELRGVYALQTGLDNEVKAIFGEALDEVVRSMPSSEKIVIAGDFNRHIVVLLGGYDNVHGGFGFGDRNGEEAALLEFARPLGWWL